The Streptomyces kanamyceticus genome window below encodes:
- a CDS encoding LysR family transcriptional regulator gives MALNLPQLRAFVAVVDAGGFGAAATDLGLSQSAVSHALAALERALGAPLVIRSTPVRTTALGDTVLPHARAALAATDAIGDAAARHDAATGGTVRLAATPTVRQGLLPALLSQWSERLPGVRVRVFEGSGEEIDVWLAGGAADAAVVVDPPQVADGEGELGTLLRVDAFFALLPLDHPLAGEPCVRVGDLADDPLILSPNGCERHIRVIHRLAGVAYSLAHRVRDLGTLISMVQAGLGVSILPEVSRPLVPDDLVLVRVVPHHSRRLVLTGPRERPWLPPVRALVDAAARSGRYTDPGSGGAGAASPEVPAF, from the coding sequence GTGGCGCTGAACCTGCCGCAGCTGCGCGCCTTCGTCGCGGTCGTCGACGCGGGCGGCTTCGGGGCGGCGGCGACGGATCTCGGGCTGAGCCAGTCCGCCGTCTCGCACGCCCTCGCCGCGCTGGAACGTGCCCTCGGCGCGCCGCTCGTCATCCGCTCGACGCCCGTACGCACCACGGCACTTGGCGACACCGTCCTGCCGCACGCCCGCGCCGCGCTCGCGGCCACCGACGCGATCGGTGACGCGGCCGCCCGGCACGACGCGGCGACGGGCGGCACGGTGCGCCTGGCGGCCACGCCCACGGTCCGCCAGGGGCTCCTTCCCGCGCTGCTGAGCCAGTGGTCCGAGCGGCTGCCCGGCGTCCGGGTCCGGGTGTTCGAGGGCAGCGGCGAGGAGATCGACGTGTGGCTCGCGGGCGGTGCCGCCGATGCCGCGGTCGTGGTCGACCCACCACAAGTCGCCGATGGTGAGGGGGAGTTGGGCACTCTCCTGCGAGTCGACGCCTTCTTCGCCCTGCTGCCGCTCGACCACCCCTTGGCGGGCGAGCCGTGCGTGCGTGTGGGGGACCTCGCCGACGACCCGCTGATCCTCTCGCCCAACGGCTGCGAACGGCACATCCGTGTCATCCACCGGCTCGCGGGCGTGGCGTACTCCCTCGCCCACCGCGTACGCGACCTCGGCACGCTCATCAGCATGGTCCAGGCGGGTCTCGGCGTCTCGATCCTGCCGGAGGTCTCACGGCCGCTGGTCCCCGATGACCTCGTGCTGGTGCGGGTCGTCCCGCACCACAGCAGACGGCTCGTCCTGACCGGTCCTCGCGAACGGCCTTGGCTGCCCCCGGTGCGGGCACTGGTCGACGCGGCCGCCCGAAGCGGGCGGTATACGGATCCCGGGAGCGGCGGAGCGGGCGCGGCGAGTCCGGAAGTGCCCGCCTTCTGA
- a CDS encoding tautomerase family protein, translated as MPYIRVTLSDPGLPAARRTALAKGLTELAVSALGKDAARTTVQLHAVPGGQYFVAGLPVGDATGAHVEVSITAGTNSAEEKARFIAGAYALLHETLELLPPLTGVALHELHPESYGYNGITQLDHYRRASRTAEARSS; from the coding sequence ATGCCGTACATCCGCGTCACCCTCTCCGACCCCGGCCTGCCCGCCGCGCGGCGCACCGCGCTCGCAAAGGGCCTCACGGAGCTGGCCGTCTCCGCGCTCGGCAAGGACGCCGCCCGCACCACGGTGCAGCTGCACGCGGTCCCCGGCGGGCAGTACTTCGTCGCGGGCCTGCCGGTCGGCGACGCCACCGGTGCGCACGTGGAGGTGAGCATCACCGCGGGCACCAACAGCGCGGAGGAGAAGGCCCGGTTCATCGCCGGGGCCTACGCCCTGCTCCACGAGACACTGGAGCTCCTGCCTCCGCTCACCGGGGTCGCCCTCCACGAACTCCACCCGGAGAGCTACGGCTACAACGGCATCACCCAACTCGACCACTACCGCCGCGCGTCGCGGACCGCGGAGGCAAGGAGCAGCTGA
- a CDS encoding bifunctional class I SAM-dependent methyltransferase/NUDIX hydrolase, whose product MGYTSQEEWDAHYRDGSSFRPLGDSERELLAAHVPAPDGGLALDVGCGLGELARHLASVGYRTDAVDYAPAAVAAASAADGVGELPVEFLRFDVERDDLAALPHPAYDLITFRLSLAFVADRTRVLNRLRGQLGPGGALCVITPVADAVPEGRRDIALDEDEIDVLCAGWGKVQRYDAEGLAFLVLRDPAPARVAFRGKGRPRPHALTGAGVVVTDAAGRVLLGLSVDGAWELPGGKNEPGEAFTAAAVRELAEETGLRAGADDARLLAVLMDAVDDMPRVTAAVRVTAHTGEPRVTEPELIRRWEWHEVRDLPALAQALFTPSAHVIDTVWPGLLPGLPPVHRHLVVEHTDRRTDGERHTCAVRNRP is encoded by the coding sequence GTGGGATACACCTCGCAGGAAGAGTGGGACGCGCACTACCGGGACGGTTCGTCGTTCCGCCCGCTCGGCGACAGCGAGCGCGAGCTGCTCGCCGCGCACGTCCCCGCCCCGGACGGCGGTCTCGCCCTCGACGTCGGCTGCGGCCTCGGGGAGCTCGCCCGCCACCTCGCCTCGGTCGGCTACCGCACCGACGCGGTCGACTACGCCCCCGCCGCCGTCGCCGCCGCGAGCGCGGCCGACGGCGTCGGTGAACTCCCGGTGGAATTCCTGCGGTTCGACGTCGAGCGCGACGACCTCGCCGCTCTGCCGCACCCGGCGTACGACCTGATCACGTTCCGGCTCTCGCTCGCGTTCGTCGCCGACCGGACGCGGGTCCTGAACCGGCTGCGCGGGCAGCTCGGGCCCGGCGGCGCCCTGTGTGTGATCACGCCGGTCGCGGACGCCGTGCCGGAGGGCAGGCGGGACATCGCTCTCGACGAGGACGAGATCGACGTGCTGTGCGCGGGCTGGGGCAAGGTCCAGCGGTACGACGCGGAGGGGCTCGCCTTCCTGGTGCTGCGCGACCCCGCCCCCGCCCGGGTCGCCTTCCGCGGCAAGGGACGGCCGCGGCCGCACGCGCTCACGGGCGCCGGAGTCGTGGTCACCGACGCGGCGGGGCGGGTGCTGCTCGGCCTGTCCGTCGACGGTGCGTGGGAGCTGCCCGGCGGCAAGAACGAGCCCGGGGAGGCGTTCACCGCGGCGGCGGTGCGGGAGCTCGCGGAGGAGACGGGACTGCGGGCCGGGGCCGACGACGCACGGCTGCTCGCCGTCCTCATGGACGCCGTGGACGACATGCCCCGGGTGACCGCCGCCGTCCGCGTCACCGCGCACACCGGCGAACCGCGGGTGACGGAGCCGGAGCTGATCCGGCGCTGGGAGTGGCACGAGGTGCGCGATCTCCCCGCGCTCGCCCAGGCCCTGTTCACCCCGAGCGCCCATGTCATCGACACGGTCTGGCCGGGGCTGCTGCCCGGCCTCCCGCCCGTCCACCGGCACCTCGTGGTCGAGCACACGGACCGACGGACGGACGGGGAGCGGCACACGTGTGCCGTCAGGAATCGACCTTGA